A region of Kribbella sp. NBC_01245 DNA encodes the following proteins:
- a CDS encoding LysR family transcriptional regulator, protein MIEVRRLRVLRALADHGTVTAAAEVLHLTPSAVSQQLAALESEVGQELLQRRGRRVEITSAGRLLLRHADTILTEVERAEQAMREHADGSTGELRVAAFATAISLLVAPSLIRLRESAPGLRVVVTDAEGHEGITRLLDGDADIAVAVEHRGTPRLDDRRVSRIPLYAEPFDAVLPARHRLATAEAVVLSELADDEWITQPVGNPVRDVVAMACEQAGFEPLVVHTSGDFRAVAALVATGAGVALVPRLALRGVDTAGAIAVPLAEPAPVRRVFAAVRRAGVGHPLIAATLEEFRKAAASV, encoded by the coding sequence GTGATCGAGGTTCGCAGGTTGCGGGTATTGCGGGCGCTGGCCGACCACGGCACGGTGACCGCCGCGGCCGAGGTGCTGCACCTGACGCCCTCGGCCGTCTCGCAGCAACTGGCCGCACTGGAGAGCGAGGTCGGCCAGGAGCTGCTGCAACGACGCGGCCGCCGAGTGGAGATCACCTCGGCGGGCCGCCTGCTGCTGCGGCATGCCGACACGATCCTGACCGAGGTCGAGCGGGCCGAACAGGCCATGCGCGAACACGCCGACGGCAGTACCGGTGAGCTGCGGGTGGCCGCCTTCGCCACCGCGATCAGCCTGCTCGTCGCGCCCTCGCTGATCCGGCTGCGCGAGTCCGCGCCCGGCCTGCGCGTGGTTGTGACCGACGCCGAGGGCCACGAGGGCATCACCCGGCTGCTCGACGGTGACGCCGATATCGCGGTGGCGGTCGAGCATCGCGGCACACCCCGGCTGGACGATCGTCGCGTCAGCCGGATCCCCTTGTACGCCGAGCCGTTCGACGCCGTACTCCCGGCCCGGCACCGGTTGGCCACGGCCGAGGCCGTCGTACTGTCCGAGCTGGCCGACGACGAGTGGATCACTCAGCCCGTCGGTAATCCGGTCCGGGACGTCGTCGCGATGGCTTGTGAGCAGGCCGGTTTCGAACCACTCGTGGTGCATACGTCGGGCGACTTCCGGGCGGTGGCGGCCCTGGTCGCGACGGGCGCGGGGGTGGCACTCGTACCGCGGTTGGCCCTGCGGGGTGTCGACACCGCCGGCGCCATCGCCGTACCGCTTGCCGAGCCGGCGCCGGTACGACGCGTCTTCGCCGCCGTACGCCGGGCAGGCGTCGGCCATCCGTTGATCGCCGCCACCCTCGAGGAATTCCGCAAAGCCGCCGCCTCGGTCTAA
- a CDS encoding ABC transporter substrate-binding protein — protein MRYQPVKLLAALSAMAVALTACGPGPAEKAADGTTLQMVESLTNPTRTALLKKLIGDFETANPGIKVQLISPPTNQADQKIQQMLQSGKGVDVLEVRDSTVGPFTSNKWIYDMAPDLKGWEGLDALTANALKVAQQGGKSYMVPYGFYGLSLFYRKDLSQQAGFAGPPKSWTDMAEQAKKINDPGKNRYGYSFRGGKGASGNAVAVISAYVIDEINRDNAFKLTNGKTIFSSPKAVDALTMYVDLFKTASPPSSVSWGYPEMVQGFTSGTTGFLLQDPEVIATVKESKTIKEDQWGTAPLPVGPTGKAAQPLANAGWGVAEGSTHKPEAVKLVKFLTSGDAAMTFSKENSLVPILKSAADDPYFKDGPWASYVAMNESPETYIVVTQPRGVAWSTEWENKADSEVQKLITGKAQPAEILKGWDEYWTKKWAGN, from the coding sequence ATGCGGTACCAACCAGTGAAGTTACTCGCAGCACTGTCCGCCATGGCCGTCGCCTTGACCGCTTGTGGGCCCGGTCCGGCCGAGAAGGCCGCCGACGGCACCACCTTGCAGATGGTCGAGAGTCTGACCAACCCGACCCGTACGGCGCTCCTGAAGAAGCTGATCGGCGACTTCGAGACGGCGAACCCGGGGATCAAGGTCCAGTTGATCTCGCCCCCGACGAACCAGGCCGACCAGAAGATCCAGCAGATGCTGCAGTCCGGCAAGGGCGTAGACGTGCTGGAAGTGCGTGACTCGACTGTAGGCCCGTTCACCAGCAACAAGTGGATCTACGACATGGCGCCGGACCTGAAGGGTTGGGAGGGCCTCGACGCCCTGACGGCCAACGCGCTGAAGGTGGCGCAGCAGGGCGGCAAGTCGTACATGGTGCCCTACGGGTTCTACGGCCTCTCCTTGTTCTACCGGAAGGACCTGTCGCAGCAGGCCGGGTTCGCCGGTCCGCCGAAGAGCTGGACCGACATGGCCGAGCAGGCGAAGAAGATCAACGACCCGGGCAAGAACCGGTACGGCTACTCCTTCCGCGGCGGCAAGGGCGCGAGCGGTAACGCCGTAGCGGTCATCTCGGCGTACGTGATCGACGAGATCAACCGGGACAACGCGTTCAAGCTCACCAACGGCAAGACGATCTTCTCGTCGCCGAAGGCCGTTGACGCGCTCACGATGTACGTCGACCTGTTCAAGACCGCGTCGCCGCCTTCGTCGGTCAGCTGGGGCTATCCCGAGATGGTGCAGGGCTTCACGTCCGGTACGACTGGGTTCCTCTTGCAGGACCCGGAGGTCATCGCGACCGTCAAGGAGTCCAAGACGATCAAGGAAGACCAGTGGGGTACGGCGCCGCTTCCGGTCGGGCCTACGGGTAAGGCCGCGCAGCCGTTGGCCAACGCCGGTTGGGGTGTTGCCGAGGGCAGTACGCACAAGCCTGAGGCCGTGAAGCTGGTGAAGTTCCTGACGTCGGGTGACGCGGCTATGACGTTCTCCAAGGAGAACAGCCTCGTACCGATCCTCAAGAGCGCAGCGGACGACCCGTACTTCAAGGACGGCCCCTGGGCGTCGTACGTCGCTATGAACGAGTCACCCGAGACGTACATCGTGGTGACGCAGCCGCGCGGTGTCGCCTGGTCTACCGAGTGGGAGAACAAGGCCGACAGCGAAGTGCAGAAGCTGATCACTGGGAAGGCCCAGCCGGCAGAGATCCTCAAGGGCTGGGACGAGTACTGGACGAAGAAGTGGGCCGGTAACTGA
- a CDS encoding class I SAM-dependent methyltransferase translates to MSHHQHAAYSTISPDLMEHYSSRWDESARLSSTVKGRLETERLRYFLTRYLPGPNAKVADIGGGPGAHAAWMIEQGHSVGLLDPVPRHIEQARAAGVPALLGDARSLPWHDETYDAVLMAGPMYHLVNKADRLQALSEAVRVLRPGGLLMVVAINRTANLIGSALANTLSRRREVVEDILRTGSSSSNERMAPSTHYHGTTVLRTELTVVGLRPVTLHGLTGPGGWLTVVLDAHRAGPLPPTLLDPDPLTTALECSRLADDQPELVPSSSLLLGVGWRA, encoded by the coding sequence GTGAGCCACCACCAGCATGCCGCGTATTCGACGATCTCGCCCGACCTGATGGAGCACTACTCGAGTAGATGGGACGAGTCGGCGCGGTTGTCGTCGACCGTCAAAGGCCGGCTCGAGACCGAGCGGCTGCGCTATTTCCTGACCAGATACCTGCCCGGCCCGAACGCGAAGGTCGCCGATATCGGCGGCGGCCCGGGCGCGCACGCCGCCTGGATGATCGAACAAGGCCATTCGGTCGGCCTGCTCGACCCCGTTCCGCGGCATATCGAGCAGGCGCGCGCGGCCGGCGTACCGGCGCTGCTCGGCGACGCGCGCAGTCTGCCGTGGCATGACGAGACGTACGACGCGGTGCTGATGGCCGGGCCGATGTACCACCTGGTCAACAAGGCCGACCGGCTGCAGGCGCTCAGCGAAGCCGTGCGGGTGTTGCGTCCAGGCGGCCTGTTGATGGTGGTCGCGATCAACCGCACCGCCAACCTGATCGGCTCGGCCCTCGCGAACACGCTGAGCCGCCGTCGCGAAGTCGTCGAGGACATCCTGCGCACCGGCAGCAGCAGCTCAAACGAGCGGATGGCGCCGAGCACGCACTACCACGGCACTACCGTGCTGCGGACGGAGTTGACCGTCGTTGGTTTACGGCCCGTCACTTTGCACGGCCTGACCGGTCCGGGCGGCTGGCTCACCGTTGTACTCGACGCGCATCGCGCCGGCCCGCTGCCGCCGACCCTGCTCGATCCCGATCCGCTCACGACCGCCCTGGAATGCTCGCGGCTCGCCGACGACCAGCCCGAACTCGTACCGTCGAGCTCCCTGCTGCTCGGGGTCGGCTGGCGTGCGTGA
- a CDS encoding aldo/keto reductase, with translation MSTVPTITLDNGVEIPQLGLGVWQVENEVVPEVVTAALGSGYRHIDTAAVYGNEEGVGRALAASELSRDEVFVTTKLWNDDQGYDSTLKAFDASLDRLGLEFVDLYLIHWQSPKRNLYVETWKAFEQLYADKRVRAIGVSNFHIPALQRLFEETDLRPAVNQIELHPGLPQDELRAFNAENDIVTQAWSPLAQGNILSSPVLADLAKKHGKSPAQVVLRWHLQLGNVVIPKSVTPARIAENIDVFDFRLDNDDMAAIADLEDGQRTGGDPDKVG, from the coding sequence ATGAGCACAGTCCCCACCATCACTCTGGACAACGGCGTCGAGATCCCCCAGCTGGGACTGGGCGTCTGGCAGGTCGAGAACGAGGTCGTTCCGGAGGTCGTCACCGCCGCGCTCGGCAGCGGCTACCGGCATATCGACACCGCGGCCGTCTACGGCAACGAGGAAGGCGTCGGCCGCGCGCTGGCCGCCTCCGAGCTGTCCCGTGACGAGGTCTTCGTCACCACCAAACTCTGGAACGACGACCAGGGCTACGACTCCACCCTGAAGGCCTTCGACGCGAGCCTCGACCGGCTCGGCCTGGAGTTCGTGGACCTCTACCTGATCCACTGGCAGTCGCCGAAGCGCAACCTGTACGTCGAGACGTGGAAGGCGTTCGAGCAGCTGTACGCCGACAAGCGGGTGCGCGCGATCGGCGTCTCGAACTTCCACATCCCGGCTTTGCAGCGCCTCTTCGAGGAGACCGACCTGCGCCCGGCGGTGAACCAGATCGAGCTGCACCCCGGCCTTCCGCAGGACGAGCTGCGCGCCTTCAACGCCGAGAACGACATCGTCACGCAGGCCTGGAGCCCGCTCGCGCAGGGCAACATCCTGAGCAGCCCGGTGCTGGCGGACCTCGCGAAGAAGCACGGCAAGAGCCCGGCCCAGGTGGTGCTGCGCTGGCACCTCCAGCTCGGCAACGTGGTGATCCCGAAGTCGGTCACCCCGGCCCGGATCGCGGAGAACATCGACGTCTTCGACTTCCGCCTGGACAACGACGACATGGCCGCCATCGCGGACCTCGAGGACGGCCAGCGCACCGGTGGCGACCCGGACAAGGTGGGCTGA
- a CDS encoding winged helix DNA-binding domain-containing protein produces the protein MTVLSARAVNRATLARQLLLERADQTPAQAVARLAGLQGQEPKHPYVGLWTRLTGFQASDLTQAVHERELVRATFFRGTLHLVTKADYLRFRGTLAPVLESGLKLLGDRAAGLDQQKVVAAARKILADEPLTFTQIRDALIEQFPEVNDRALGFTTRMLVPLVMVPTDTRWGYSANARFTPAESWLGQAPTPDVVPKDLVERYLRAFGPATPADFQTWSGLTKAKALFDASELERFKDESGKILYDLPDAPRPGADVEAPVRFLPEFDNLLLAHAKRERVIADEFRPAVFTKNLRIKSTYLVDGQVSGLWTAEKKRGVATLTLTPLGKPGKRSKSELEREGTALLEFLEPEARSFEVVTDQG, from the coding sequence ATGACTGTTCTCTCGGCCCGTGCCGTCAACCGGGCAACGCTTGCGCGGCAGCTGCTGCTGGAGCGGGCCGACCAGACGCCTGCCCAGGCGGTCGCCCGTCTCGCCGGCCTGCAAGGACAGGAGCCAAAACATCCGTACGTCGGTTTGTGGACTCGTCTGACCGGCTTCCAGGCAAGCGATCTCACCCAGGCCGTGCATGAGCGTGAGCTGGTCCGGGCCACCTTCTTCCGCGGCACGTTGCACCTCGTCACCAAGGCCGATTACCTGCGTTTCCGCGGCACGCTCGCGCCCGTGCTGGAGAGCGGGCTGAAGCTGCTCGGCGATCGCGCGGCCGGTCTCGACCAGCAGAAGGTCGTCGCCGCCGCGCGCAAGATCCTCGCCGACGAGCCGCTGACGTTCACCCAGATTCGCGACGCGCTGATCGAGCAGTTCCCCGAGGTCAACGATCGCGCCCTCGGTTTCACCACCCGGATGCTGGTGCCGCTGGTGATGGTCCCGACCGACACCCGCTGGGGCTACTCGGCGAATGCCCGTTTCACCCCGGCCGAGAGTTGGCTCGGTCAGGCCCCCACGCCCGACGTCGTACCGAAGGATCTGGTCGAGCGGTATCTGCGCGCCTTCGGCCCGGCCACGCCGGCGGACTTCCAGACCTGGTCCGGCCTGACCAAGGCGAAGGCGCTGTTCGACGCGTCCGAGCTGGAGCGGTTCAAGGACGAGAGCGGAAAGATCCTGTACGACCTACCGGATGCACCGCGTCCCGGCGCGGACGTCGAGGCGCCGGTGCGGTTCCTGCCCGAGTTCGACAATCTCCTGCTGGCACACGCGAAACGCGAGCGCGTGATCGCCGACGAGTTCCGCCCGGCCGTCTTCACGAAGAACCTGCGGATCAAGTCGACGTACTTGGTGGACGGTCAGGTGTCCGGACTGTGGACGGCGGAGAAGAAACGAGGTGTGGCGACGCTCACCCTCACCCCGTTGGGAAAACCGGGAAAGCGTTCGAAATCCGAACTCGAGCGCGAGGGGACCGCCCTGCTGGAGTTCCTGGAGCCCGAGGCCAGGAGTTTCGAGGTGGTTACGGACCAGGGATGA
- a CDS encoding methyltransferase domain-containing protein, which produces MNGAMIESEAERLRDELVARLVADGAVTSLAWQAAFAEVPRHVFVPVFYRQSPTEQPAVDASTPSEWLEGVYSDQLLVVSPDVKSSSTVPSLMAVMLEALDPADGDRVLEIGTGTGYNAALLSHRLGDRNVVSVDIAADLVSDAKSRLASIGYHPTLGVGDGVDGWPGEAPYDGIIATCAPDAVPGAWLGQVRPGGRIVAPIATGVAVIDVAPGRKGMGRFLPGGAYFMPLRATPGQVDLGSQIADITSAIAPVRTTDLGETIWFDDDFQFVLSAALPGLRFLTKLAESGITIFTDADGSWARLDGGAVAQGGPQRLWDAVENAHRQWDGVGRPTRDKFSITVDGGAQHIRLDGHGVEWRLGRVIP; this is translated from the coding sequence GTGAACGGGGCGATGATCGAGAGCGAGGCCGAGCGACTGCGCGATGAGCTGGTCGCGCGGCTGGTGGCGGATGGTGCGGTCACCTCGTTGGCCTGGCAGGCGGCGTTCGCGGAGGTGCCTCGTCATGTGTTCGTCCCGGTGTTCTATCGCCAGTCGCCCACTGAGCAGCCGGCGGTCGACGCGAGCACGCCCAGCGAATGGCTCGAGGGCGTCTATAGCGACCAACTGCTAGTGGTGTCGCCTGATGTGAAGTCGTCCAGTACGGTGCCGTCGCTGATGGCGGTCATGCTTGAGGCACTTGATCCGGCAGATGGCGATCGGGTGCTGGAGATCGGTACAGGCACTGGCTACAACGCTGCCCTGTTGAGCCACCGGCTCGGTGACAGGAACGTGGTCAGCGTCGACATTGCCGCCGACCTGGTGAGCGATGCGAAGAGCCGGCTTGCCTCGATCGGATACCACCCGACGCTCGGTGTCGGTGATGGCGTTGACGGCTGGCCGGGCGAAGCGCCGTACGACGGCATTATTGCTACCTGCGCGCCCGATGCCGTGCCTGGTGCGTGGCTGGGCCAAGTCCGGCCAGGCGGACGGATCGTGGCGCCCATCGCTACCGGCGTCGCGGTGATCGACGTCGCTCCCGGCAGGAAAGGGATGGGGCGGTTCCTGCCGGGAGGGGCGTACTTCATGCCGCTGCGCGCGACACCGGGACAAGTCGACCTCGGTAGCCAAATCGCTGACATCACCTCGGCCATCGCCCCAGTGCGAACAACGGATCTCGGCGAGACGATCTGGTTCGACGATGACTTCCAGTTCGTCTTGTCCGCGGCTCTGCCAGGTCTGCGATTCCTGACCAAACTGGCCGAAAGCGGGATCACGATCTTCACCGACGCGGACGGCTCGTGGGCCCGCCTCGACGGCGGCGCCGTCGCCCAGGGCGGACCCCAACGCTTGTGGGATGCGGTCGAGAACGCCCACCGGCAATGGGATGGCGTCGGCCGACCGACACGCGACAAGTTCAGCATCACTGTCGATGGCGGCGCCCAGCACATCCGACTTGACGGGCACGGCGTCGAGTGGCGATTGGGCCGGGTTATTCCTTGA
- a CDS encoding carbohydrate ABC transporter permease, producing MAATKSVSGRKHFTGRTGLVLFAFMLPALVFVGLFTFYPLLQGVQMAFRNYNLNDLSDTSWVGLKNFQTLLGDEMFRGTVWNSIVWVVGSLVPQFLIGFTMALWLRRKFRFRGTYQALVFFPWAVSGFLIGILFRWMFNGEFGVVNDLLMKTHLIDTPVPWLADARYAMIAVIVANVWYGVTFFAIMILAALQSVPDELYEASAIDGAGKVRTLFSITIPSIRTTLALTVLLRVIWIFNSPELIFGMTGGGPANETHIVTSYMIQVTQEGDYGRASAMGLMVVFVLMVFAVFYLMAIRPREVKRPRKVAAA from the coding sequence ATGGCCGCCACAAAATCCGTGTCCGGCCGGAAGCACTTCACCGGCCGGACCGGCTTGGTCCTGTTCGCGTTCATGCTGCCGGCGTTGGTGTTCGTCGGGCTCTTCACGTTCTACCCGTTGCTTCAGGGCGTCCAGATGGCCTTCAGGAACTACAACCTGAACGACCTGAGTGATACGTCGTGGGTGGGCCTGAAGAACTTCCAGACCCTCCTGGGCGACGAGATGTTCCGCGGCACCGTGTGGAACTCGATCGTCTGGGTGGTCGGCTCGCTGGTGCCGCAGTTCCTCATCGGGTTCACGATGGCGCTTTGGCTGCGGCGGAAATTCCGGTTCCGCGGTACGTACCAGGCGCTGGTGTTCTTCCCGTGGGCCGTGTCGGGCTTCCTGATCGGCATCCTGTTCCGCTGGATGTTCAACGGCGAGTTCGGCGTGGTCAACGACTTGCTGATGAAGACGCACCTGATCGACACACCCGTGCCCTGGCTGGCGGACGCCCGCTACGCGATGATCGCGGTCATCGTGGCGAACGTCTGGTATGGCGTGACGTTCTTCGCCATCATGATCCTGGCCGCGCTGCAATCCGTGCCGGACGAGCTGTACGAGGCGTCCGCGATCGATGGCGCCGGCAAGGTCCGCACGTTGTTCAGCATCACCATCCCGTCGATCCGGACGACGCTCGCGCTGACCGTGTTGCTGCGGGTGATCTGGATCTTCAACTCGCCCGAGCTGATCTTCGGCATGACCGGCGGTGGTCCCGCGAACGAGACGCACATCGTCACGTCGTACATGATCCAGGTGACGCAGGAAGGCGACTACGGCCGCGCTTCGGCGATGGGTCTGATGGTGGTCTTCGTCCTGATGGTCTTCGCGGTCTTCTATCTGATGGCCATCCGCCCTCGCGAGGTCAAGCGTCCCAGAAAGGTGGCCGCCGCATGA
- a CDS encoding RNA polymerase sigma-70 factor: MTNSLDDAAEAFAEVRPRLFGIAYRVLGSSAEAEDVVQDAWLRWQAYDRETVRDPVGFLVTTTTRLAINVGQSARSRRELYVGPWLPEPVDTSADPALGAERGEALEMAMLMLLERLSPTQRAAYVLREAFDYPYDQIAEVIQSTEANARQLVSRARKQLATEQPERVDAAEHRRLLTAFLAAAQAGDLAALEELLAADVISYSDGGGLARATKFPVLGRDHVSKFVRAFHTRFWTNATITWVEANGRAAVLLQRDGTSYALVTLSASPNGVDHLLWMLNPEKLAVITAAVTTEP, encoded by the coding sequence ATGACAAACTCGCTGGACGACGCGGCCGAAGCCTTCGCCGAGGTTCGGCCGCGGCTCTTCGGGATCGCGTATCGCGTGCTGGGGAGTTCGGCCGAGGCAGAGGACGTCGTACAGGACGCCTGGCTGCGCTGGCAGGCGTACGACCGGGAGACCGTCCGCGATCCCGTCGGCTTTCTCGTCACCACGACGACCCGGCTGGCGATCAACGTGGGACAGTCCGCGCGCTCCCGGCGTGAGCTGTACGTCGGACCGTGGTTGCCCGAGCCGGTCGACACCAGCGCCGATCCGGCCCTCGGCGCCGAACGAGGCGAGGCGCTCGAAATGGCCATGCTGATGCTGCTCGAGCGGCTCTCGCCCACCCAGCGGGCGGCCTACGTACTGCGGGAGGCGTTCGACTACCCGTACGACCAGATCGCCGAGGTGATCCAGTCGACCGAGGCGAACGCCCGCCAACTGGTCAGCCGCGCCCGCAAGCAACTGGCCACGGAACAACCCGAACGAGTCGACGCCGCCGAACACCGCCGCTTGCTGACCGCCTTCCTCGCCGCCGCGCAGGCCGGTGACCTCGCGGCGCTGGAAGAGCTCCTGGCCGCCGACGTCATCAGCTACTCCGACGGTGGCGGTCTCGCCCGAGCCACCAAGTTCCCGGTGCTCGGCCGGGACCACGTCAGCAAGTTCGTCCGCGCCTTCCACACCCGCTTCTGGACCAACGCAACCATCACCTGGGTCGAAGCCAACGGCCGCGCCGCCGTCCTCCTCCAACGCGACGGCACCTCCTACGCCCTAGTCACCCTCAGCGCCAGCCCCAACGGCGTAGACCACCTCCTATGGATGCTCAACCCGGAGAAGCTTGCCGTCATTACAGCCGCGGTGACTACCGAGCCCTAA
- a CDS encoding SDR family NAD(P)-dependent oxidoreductase: protein MSTAMITGPTAGIGRAFADKLAADGYDLVLVARDKERLTEVGAEISGRYGVDCEVLAADLTNPVQLAEVEERLGNEGRPIEVLVNNAGYGAKKPFWANTIEQEEHQFDLLVRVVLRLTHAAVVPMISRGSGAVINVSSVAGYFQRGSYSAHKAWVTNFSEGLAIELRSKGVAVMALCPGFVHTEFHERMGMDKTIVPSFMWLNAEDLVNGAWADLMKGKAVSVPSLRYKVITAFGRYTPRALIARLSTVGLDGRRRG, encoded by the coding sequence ATGTCGACGGCGATGATTACTGGGCCGACCGCGGGGATTGGGCGGGCGTTCGCGGACAAGTTGGCCGCTGATGGGTATGACCTGGTGCTTGTTGCCCGGGACAAGGAACGGCTGACCGAGGTGGGGGCCGAGATCAGCGGGCGCTACGGGGTCGACTGCGAGGTGCTCGCGGCCGATCTCACCAATCCCGTGCAGTTGGCCGAGGTCGAGGAGCGGCTCGGGAACGAGGGTCGCCCGATCGAGGTGCTGGTGAACAACGCCGGGTACGGCGCGAAGAAGCCGTTCTGGGCGAACACGATCGAGCAGGAGGAGCACCAGTTCGACCTGCTCGTCCGGGTGGTGCTGCGGCTGACGCACGCGGCCGTGGTGCCGATGATCAGCCGCGGTTCGGGTGCGGTCATCAACGTGTCCTCCGTCGCCGGGTACTTCCAGCGCGGCAGCTACAGCGCGCACAAGGCCTGGGTGACCAACTTCTCCGAGGGGCTCGCGATCGAGCTGCGGTCCAAGGGTGTCGCGGTGATGGCGTTGTGCCCGGGGTTCGTACACACCGAGTTCCACGAGCGGATGGGCATGGACAAGACGATCGTGCCGTCGTTCATGTGGCTGAACGCGGAAGACCTGGTCAACGGCGCTTGGGCCGACCTGATGAAGGGCAAAGCGGTCTCCGTTCCGAGCCTCCGCTACAAGGTGATCACCGCCTTCGGCCGCTATACCCCGCGTGCTCTCATCGCCCGCCTCTCGACGGTCGGACTGGACGGACGCCGCCGCGGCTGA
- a CDS encoding carbohydrate ABC transporter permease, producing MIRHESIAGRIVKYAGLGLCLLITVFPLYWILVTSFKDPGTIFAYPLRYWPEKWSLDNYTGLFEQSNFAVYLGNSLIVSTVAAALATVVSLLSAYVLARFEFRSKGAVMGAFLVTQMIPGFIALGALYVLMTRMYLVDSRWGLMLVYVAVSIPLCTVMLRGFFENVPASLEEAAMVDGCSRLSALFRVLVPVMTPGIAASYIFNFVNCWNELFLSVTLLNSDSNKTVPAALNGFISSYNIDWGSMSAAAVLSILPTMVLFAFASRYIVEGLTSGAVKE from the coding sequence ATGATCCGGCACGAGTCGATCGCGGGCCGGATCGTCAAGTACGCCGGGCTCGGGCTGTGCCTGCTGATCACGGTCTTCCCGCTGTACTGGATCCTGGTCACGTCGTTCAAGGATCCGGGCACGATCTTCGCCTACCCGCTGCGATACTGGCCGGAGAAGTGGTCGCTGGACAACTACACCGGCCTATTCGAGCAGTCGAACTTCGCGGTCTACCTGGGCAACAGCTTGATCGTGTCGACCGTCGCGGCCGCCCTTGCGACGGTGGTGTCGCTGCTGTCGGCGTACGTGCTGGCGCGGTTCGAGTTCCGGTCCAAGGGTGCCGTGATGGGCGCCTTCCTGGTGACGCAGATGATCCCGGGCTTCATCGCCCTTGGCGCGCTGTACGTGCTGATGACGCGGATGTACCTCGTCGACAGCCGGTGGGGCCTGATGCTGGTGTACGTCGCGGTGTCGATCCCTTTGTGCACGGTGATGTTGCGCGGGTTCTTCGAGAATGTGCCGGCGTCGCTCGAAGAGGCCGCCATGGTCGACGGTTGTTCGCGTCTGTCGGCGCTGTTCCGCGTGCTGGTTCCGGTGATGACGCCGGGCATAGCGGCGTCGTACATCTTCAACTTCGTGAACTGCTGGAACGAGCTGTTCCTCTCAGTCACGCTACTGAACAGCGACAGCAACAAGACGGTCCCGGCCGCGCTCAACGGCTTCATCAGCAGCTACAACATCGACTGGGGCTCCATGTCGGCCGCAGCCGTCCTGAGCATCCTGCCCACCATGGTCCTCTTCGCCTTCGCCAGCCGCTACATAGTCGAAGGCCTAACCTCAGGCGCCGTCAAGGAATAA
- a CDS encoding GNAT family N-acetyltransferase: MKLSIRPYERHDENAVLQLVEADILPGQPAVTNAMLSDALAGRSTVDSSWWDELDPAVTEVAHDTTGQVLGVVSYATRARDRAGVILWLHCSEDQTIATILLNHALSQLGHKRTIHAFEFATALSLGLEAFPVRHRPATHRALTESGFTGEDLWRYMRASLPMPDLPRAAGIEVSPAADHPGQRLMIRRNGDVIAEAVIGTPFAGVGVLWWISVEPVARGQRIGLALLGSAVDLLAELGAEEVILFVDDDAAPGDSERDRTAANRMYDRAGFEEVDRLLSFTRPSPS; this comes from the coding sequence TTGAAACTCTCGATTCGTCCTTACGAGCGCCATGACGAGAACGCCGTCCTGCAGTTGGTGGAGGCCGACATCCTGCCGGGACAACCAGCGGTCACGAACGCCATGCTCAGCGACGCGCTGGCTGGCCGCTCCACTGTGGATAGCAGCTGGTGGGATGAGCTTGACCCAGCCGTCACCGAGGTCGCCCACGACACCACCGGCCAGGTGCTCGGAGTCGTCTCGTACGCGACGAGGGCACGCGATCGCGCCGGCGTGATCCTCTGGCTGCATTGCAGCGAGGACCAGACCATCGCCACGATTCTGCTCAACCACGCGTTGTCCCAGCTCGGGCACAAGCGCACGATCCACGCTTTCGAATTCGCCACGGCCTTATCCCTCGGCCTGGAGGCGTTCCCGGTCCGGCACCGCCCCGCGACACATCGCGCGCTGACCGAGAGCGGATTCACCGGGGAAGACCTGTGGCGCTACATGCGGGCCTCGCTACCGATGCCGGATCTCCCACGCGCAGCTGGGATCGAGGTCAGCCCAGCCGCAGATCACCCCGGCCAACGGTTGATGATCCGGCGCAACGGCGACGTTATCGCTGAGGCCGTGATCGGGACGCCGTTCGCAGGCGTTGGCGTCTTGTGGTGGATCAGTGTCGAACCGGTCGCGCGCGGCCAGCGGATCGGTCTGGCGTTGCTCGGCTCAGCCGTCGACCTGCTCGCCGAGCTTGGCGCGGAAGAGGTCATCCTGTTCGTCGACGACGACGCTGCGCCCGGCGACTCCGAGCGCGATCGCACCGCCGCGAACCGCATGTACGACAGGGCCGGCTTCGAGGAAGTCGATCGCCTGCTGTCGTTCACCCGTCCGTCGCCCAGTTGA